TTTGGCCTTCTTGTAGAAGGTGGTGTCAGGGCTGTCCCACACCATGGTCTTCCTCTCTGGACTGTCCTCATAGTTTCTGCAGCCCACACACTTACAGGTGGATGAGCACATTATCTTGGCCTGTATGGGACAATAGAAACACTACTGTTACAGACTAGTATTCTACACTggctataccaaacattaggaacaccttcctgatattgagaTACAGTGCCCTTTACCCTCATAACAGCCTAAAGGACTCTaaaaaggtgttgaaagtgttccacagggatgctggcccatgttgactccaacgcttcaaacagttgtgtcaagttggctggatgtcctttgggtggtggacccttcttgatacacacaggaaactgtagcgcatgaaaaacccagcagcgttgcagttcttgacactacAGGTTCCTCTTAAGTCAAACAGAGTAATGTTTTATCCATATATACCTCATAGCACTCGCAGTAGTTCTTCAGACAGCCTGAGCGTTTGCAGTTGCAGCCCTTGTTGTGGCGTCCTTTGATCTCTCCCAGTTTCCCGTTTCCAATCTTTGGTCTGAACGCCTCTGGATTTCTGTCCAGACAAATCTTCAGGAAAATTATATGTTTATCAATCTTAAAATAACATAGAGAGCAGTCTACCAATAATAATTAAACATGATTTATCACCACCTCCCTACACATCTAGCTCAGTTGACTTTGACAATATTTTTCACTTACAAGATGAAAGATACCGACTAAAACTAAAgcatacacacaaaaaaagattCTACCTAAAAGGCTTCTTCGActgtccccattggagaaccctttgaagaacccttttggttccaggtagaacccctttgggttccataaagaaccctttccacagagggttctatctGGAATCCAAAAGTGCTATTCTatggcaggggtgtcaaactcattccacggagggtcgAATGTCTGCAGGTTTTTCAATTAAGATCTagtcaaccaggtgaggggagtttcttactaattagtgaccttaattcatcaatcaagtacaagggtggagcgGAAAACCGGCAAACACTtagccctctgtggaatgagtttaacACGtgttctatggggacagccaaaggttccttttggaaccctttttttctacgGGTGTAGGGGAACCCTGGTCCACTGAAGCTGTTGTCTTTCTGTCTGCTGGCAACTCCAGTGGCTCACTGAGCCATCAAACTCCCCTAATAGTCTGACCCTCTAACCTTGGGCGAATCCATAAATGGTTCAATACAAACCCTGATGAGTTCATTCAAGCAAGTGTAGTGCCTGTCAGCAATGACAGCAGGCAGATACTATGGGTGTCCTCTCAACAACTTCATCAGTTGTTCCAAGACATGACTAGCACTGTTGTGGTGACCAACAAAATTCCATGTGACTAATCAACTAATCTCCtttcatgcactctggacatgGTTGGTTGTATCCAACTCACTAAcaaccatcaggtcctaatggcctggtactcagggctctattgtccctccatcaggtcctaatggcctggtactcagggctctattgtccctccatcaggtcctaatggcctggaactcagggctctattgtccctctaaccactctgacatctaTGCAAATGCAttcgaaaatcacatcaaacactcatcaaaacagtatcgtgcttttaaaactcacctcactgtgctacaccggctccgacgctcatgggatgtggcagggctggcaAACAGTTACAGACTAAAAAGTAGGTGCCCAGTGACatgaaacaggtcaacattcacaaggcagcagGGCCCGACGGATTACCAgtatgtgtactccgagcatgtgctgaccaactggcaagtgtcttcactgacattttcaacctgtccctgactgagtctgtaatatcaacatgtttcatgcagaccaccatagtccctgtgcccaagaacactaaggtaacctgcctaaatggctaccgaccgtagcactcacgtctgtagccatgaagtgctttgaaaggctggtcatggctcacatcaacaccattatcccagaaaccctagacccactccaatttgcataccacacatgatgcaatctctattgcactcaacactgccctttcccacctggacaaaaggaacacctatgtgagaatgctattcatcaactacagctcagcgttcaacaccattagtgccctcaaagctcatcactaagccaaggaccctgggactaaacacctccctctgcaactgtattctggacttcctgacgggccgccccctaggtggtaagggtagctaacaacacatccgccacactgatcctcaacacgtaggcccctcaggggtacgtgctcagtcccctccagtACTCCCTGATCACTCATGACTACAAAGCCAggtacaactccaacaccatcattaagtttgctgatgacacaacagtagttggcctaatcaccaacaacaatgagacagcctatagggaggaggtcagagacctgaccgtgtggtgcaaggacaacaacctatccctcaacgtgatcaagataaaggagatgattgtggactacaggaaaaggaggaccgagcacacccccattctcatcgacggggctgtagtggagcaggttgagagcttcaagttccttggcgtccacatcaacaaactaacatggtccaagcacaccaagacagtcgtgaagagggcatgacaaaacctattcccgctcaggagactgaaaagatttggcatgggtccatagatcctcaaaaggttctacagctgcaccattgagagcatcctgacgggttgcatcactgcttggtatggcaactgctcggcctccgaccacaaggcaccacagagggtagtgcatacggctcAGTACATCTCCAGGGCCAaacctcctgccatccaggacctctataccaggcagtgtcagaggaatgccctaataactgtcaaagactccagccaacctagtcatggactgttctctttgctaccgcacggcaagcggtaccagagcgccaagtctaggtccaaaaggcttcttaacagcttcttcccccaagccataagactcctgaacagctaatcaaagggctaccaaGACCCcgcttttacactgctgctactttctgtttattatctacgcatagtcactttaactccacctacatgtacttattacctcaattaccttgcctaaccggtgcccccgcacattgactctgtaccggtaccccctgtataaagcctcgctttTGTTATCTTTCTGCTGccgtttaattatttgttacttttattttctacttAACACTTTTtatcttaaaacttcttaaagcattgttggttaagagctaagcatttcactgtaaggtctgcgcatgtgacaaataaaatgttatttgattttttatttatttattctatttaattagtcaagtcagttaataacaaagaAGTTGAAACTGAGTGTAAAACATGGTagttgtggatgttgttttaaagcctaacacaacaaaatggattgtggatgttgttttaaagcctaacacaacgaaatggattgtggatgttgttttaaagcctaacacaacgaaatggactgtgctttctaaggtgatgattactTCAAAACATCCCTTCGCATATTAGAGCTTATGTATACGCATAGGCCTATGAGCCCAATCCCGAAAATCCTGatttaaaataatgattgtgctGTTATTCAATACATACCCTCCCCTCCGCATGACagaaaaacatacaaaaacaaaaaaatgatttattttgtacataattggTCCAGCCTATACTCCAAAAATGTAAAGATTACTATAATCACCTttgtgtggactgtattattatgcatactggatggactggttatcTTATGCTACGCTCCAACATTactatccatgagtctgggagagaacctACAGGCCTAGGTGATGCTGTTTAGTTGTGAAAACATCGATGTTcccgaacagatttcacttggtttcccaaattaagcactgggtagctgcaggaacataattggagagcccatggcatacagagtttagacggaatatcacctgtcgcaCAGTGAGAGTgtgcatgctcctcaaacagcggTGGAGTGAAATAACTGGAGAAGCCTACCAGCGTGATTGAAAAAGAAACCAACGGGGGGCTCCACTCGCTATTGGAGTGCATATTGCTGACGTCTTTTCCCCCTGCCTATctgataatgggccattctaaattcaaaaggcactcgcacatttAAGCTATCTTTGTTGCAGGTGTATGGTAACAATTGAATAACATGACAGAAGAAAGCTGCACACCTCTCTTGCTAGTGTCACTGTCCTCTTGAGGCCAATGTGTAGAGCTTAAAAaaagaacagtgatactagcaagagcagcaCACTGGTTGTTTCTTTTTTCTAAAACGAAATAAAGACAAGATAAAATTGAGAATAGTGAAAATAATATGaacacttgatgagagaacagcgtgtgcagcctgaggcaacgAACAGAGCGCAAGCTTCTCACatcatcaatagcctatagttACATCATAAAGCCCATATATGTtctgatttctaagacattctacgGTTTGTATCATTCACGTCTAATGTTGACAAATAAGTCTAAACCTAGCGTATAgcacctgtttcaaatgatcacttttacgctcaacctagccacttcatatgcattccggaatgggaaaaatatcctttctattttattcagctatgttcaattatgttcttcttactataaaatcatataatattAAAGAATGGCAgacttataagcatatcttgtctgctaaatgaacaagcccacagcctatggcatggcgcatagccagataacatacagaaggtcaactcatattctgttcttttgaaatacattttcttcatatcgtgtttctttagacctgcctaaaatatagaatggatgtattgtgatggtgtatattaaattgatttattatactttttttaaaCGTAAATGTTCCAAAGGGAGGCATCAGCGGCTTGTatgtgtggaggcctggagatacTAAACGTGTTTATGATAATTAACAGACATTTACGATGGGACCagcagtcttttgcatgacaattaTCGGCTGAGAAAATGTCATGACTGCCACAGAATGGACAACTTGTAATCAGTAGGGACAGGAGTTGTTCCTAACCAGGAAAAACTCTAATGAGACAAGTGTTTCACTGTACCTTGATGGCCTTGTATCTCTCTGACTCGTGCTCATTGTTGTTGCAGCAGTTGATGCAGTTGCAGTTGCTGCAGACGTCGCCGTTAGCGAAGCAGTCACAGTAACTACAAAGACAGCATACACAGTGATTAGACCAGTCATGATTCATGATGACATAATGTACAATGGCAAATAACATGAGGAGTGAAGGTCTTAGGACACACCCAATAATTGCTGAGTCATTGGTTGGTCATTCTACAAAGATTCACACGTGAGATCACACTTGTCAGTCTACATAACAGATAACGAAGAAACGATAAAGAAACtactgtatatctcactgattGTTATACAACTCACAGTTTGAGACACTGAGATTTAGTGCAGTTGCAGGGCTTCttggatttggagtcccatagagATCCACTGAGACTTGATCAAGGTGAAAGAGAAGATGCAGAGTTACTACCATGATCTGCTGACCATATGATCTATGACAATATCTGCAGTGtcatagtcagctagctagcacacGGTGTCACCCCCGCCTCCCGGAGTCCTCCTTAGGACTAGCTGGCTAAGCTAACACAGTGTCCTCGGCATCATTAACAGAACAGGAGCGAGGGACACTACTGGTGTGTACTTTTCTTCTGTGGGGTTTATCAGCCGTTGGCATTCAACGTTATGGTCAATTACCGTCATTTACTGTACTGGAgcgcctcctcctcctgcctAAGTACTGCAGTCATAGCTTAAAAATTGACAAATAAAAGTATAAAGAGGGGTTCCTGCAGATGCAGGAACTGCCCACATGCAGGAATGCCCCGAATTACAGCCTGCAGTCACACCCTTCTCAAAACACTTTCAGACTTTCAGAGTGATCACTATTGAACAGCAAATGGCCactagtggtgtaaagtacttaaacacgcactatgcagaaatcgcttcTCCATTTCCTGCTTGCAAAAATttgaatagtttgcctaatttcagtttatatgacaaaacaagcaagtatagtgtagagaatcattgtaacatctaaaccactgtgaaatatattttccataaccaaaaatattgtattttcagctgtttgaagctagtGTACAAAAACGAAAGAGACAAAAATgtaacttaagaacgggaagcttagacttgctttcaatgcaaATTATAGATCTATAACCagcatttctatgtgaatttggtcggatcgcccaaaaagttacatattgaaACTtcacaacttttactccactagattcctaaagaaaatatgtactttttactcccatacattttTCATGACACCTGAAaattacttgttacattttgaatgctcaggCAGGCCAGAATtctggtccaattcacacacataTCAATATAACAGGTTGCcctccctactgcttctgatctggcaaaCTCACTATACACAAatactgtgtttgtttattttatttattttattttacctttatttaaccaggtaggcaagttgagaacaagttctcatttacaattgcgacctggctaagataaagcaaagcagttcgacagataaaacgacacagagttacacatggagtaaaaacaaacatacagtcaataatgcagtataaacaagtctatatacaatgtgagcaaatgaggtgagaagggaggtaaaggcaaaaaaggccatgatggcaaagtaaatacaatatagcaagtaaaatactggaatggtagttttgcaatggaagaatgtgcaaagtagaaataaaaataatggggtgcaaaggagcaaaataaataaataaattaaaattaaatacagttgggaaagaggtagttgtttgggctaaattataggtggtctatgtacaggtgcagtaatctgtgagctgctctgacagttggtgcttaaagctagtgagggagataagtgtttccagtttcagagatttttgtagttcgttccagtcattggcagcagagaactggaaggagaggcggccaaagaaagaattggttttgggggtgactagagagatatacctgctggagcgtgtgctacaggtgggagatgctatggtgaccagcgagctgagataaggggggactttacctagcagggtcttgtagatgacatggagccagtggatttggcgacgagtatgaagcgagggccagccaacgagagcgtacaggtcgcaatggtgggtagtatatggggctttggtgataaaacggattgcactgtgatagactgcatccaatttgttgagtagggtattggaggctattttgtaaatgacatcgccaaagtcgaggattggtaggatggtcagttttacaagggtatgtttggcagcatgagtgaaggatgctttgttttgcgaaataggaagccaattctagatttaactttggattggagatgtttgatatgggtctggaaggagagtttacagtctaaccagacacctaagtatttgtagttgtccacgtattctaagtcagagccatccagagtagtgatgttggacaggcgggtaggtgcaggtagtgatcggttgaagagcatgcatttagttttacttgtatttaagagcaattggaggccacggaaggagagttgtatggcattgaagcttgcctggagggttgttaacacagtgtccaaagaagggccggaagtatacagaatggtgtcgtctgcgtagaggtggatcagggactcaccagcagcaagagcgacctcattgatgtatacagagaagtaaattataatatattgtatattgtaaattatgtctgagtgttgaagtgtaTCCTTCTATCCATAAATAGAAAAAATAGAAAATCgagctgtctggtttgcttaatatagggAATTTGATGTACAGCATTTctattttacttttactcaagtacgacattggagtactttttccaccactgtacttcAGTACATCTAAAACTAGATACTTTTAGTAAAGTAGTATTTAAGTGGATTCATGTGGAATCCTTTGCATTTTTCTTATCGTTTTAATGGAAAACCGGGACAAATTCCATTTGTCACATTCCCTAGTGTTCCTACCGTAAGACACTGCTTGCCGTGGACTGACCATCAGGGACCAGACATAGGGAGTCAGGATACTCAGGATACTGGTGGTACTGGCAGGACAACCATATACATGTCACTTTTCAACTTCATGGTCAATTGTTATGAAGTTCATTTTTCTTTTTAGCTTTTCAAGTTTGATGGTTGATTTAGTGTTATTTATCAGTAGTAAAAGCAAACATTCTGGCCTACATTTTTTGATTGTTAGAGCCACAGTTGATCTTATGCAGGTCATGAGACTTGAGGATGAGACAGAAATGCTACTGACCTGTGAAAAGTAGGGTGCAGGCATGTGGTTGTAGCTGTATCCAGAGCTAGGAGGACCAGAGAAGACCAGATGGTTGGGGGAAAGGAGGCTGTGGTTGGGCCCAATGGGAGGCAGGCTAATAGAGGGCAGGTAGGACTGAGAAGCTGTAGTACATGAAGAATGAGATTGGTGTCGATACTGCACAACATATCATAGCCTGCTATGAATTTTTATTTATCTAAAAATACATAATAAACATTCTGGGATTAAATAGTTTATACATCAATATTGGCTTACTTATTAAGACGTATTCAAATAACCAGAACAGCTCAACAACAGTAGGCCTATGAGGTATGGGATGATCAAGATTCTTCATGGTAGACGTCAACAACACAGCACTAAGACGTGATCTGCCTGCCTCTAACCTTTTCCCATTGAGTAGCTCTGCTCTGAGTTTTCCTTAGAGGATGTGGTGTAGTAGTGGGTCTCTGGACTGGAGGCAGGGTGGCCAGGAGGCAGGGAGTGGAGCATCTGACCTGGGCTACAATGGTTCATTACCACCATCTGCCCTCGGCCACTCATGTTGCACACAACCTAGATAAAGCCCCACAGTGgacgtgtcataatacccataaaaccaagCAGTCAaatagggaaatggttc
This DNA window, taken from Oncorhynchus kisutch isolate 150728-3 linkage group LG22, Okis_V2, whole genome shotgun sequence, encodes the following:
- the tesmin gene encoding spexin prohormone 2 isoform X2 is translated as MSCLKEQNQRSLDNGSETSAVYSSENYVRHLRTLDVNIDSGDHTDFSVPGVMPHGSGGEWSGYSREAGSSRMDHHCTNYRFYPPPHDAEPSLPQYQFATHGDFVLPQSSPFHLMNPSLANNSHLSSLGGQWSSEGPVHSNMLSGEIYDAVASICPDSKDDHGPESYRKQETMAELMPQNQMDISQSANGPLTVYLQHLDHQLGENATVVCNMSGRGQMVVMNHCSPGQMLHSLPPGHPASSPETHYYTTSSKENSEQSYSMGKASQSYLPSISLPPIGPNHSLLSPNHLVFSGPPSSGYSYNHMPAPYFSQYHQYPEYPDSLCLVPDGQSTASSVLRLSGSLWDSKSKKPCNCTKSQCLKLYCDCFANGDVCSNCNCINCCNNNEHESERYKAIKICLDRNPEAFRPKIGNGKLGEIKGRHNKGCNCKRSGCLKNYCECYEAKIMCSSTCKCVGCRNYEDSPERKTMVWDSPDTTFYKKAKCDKDKCPLSCITLDVVEATCGCLLAQAEEAEKEGYTLCQAEKMILEEFGQCLTQIVRSIFKSTSS